A single region of the Marinobacter salinus genome encodes:
- a CDS encoding lytic transglycosylase domain-containing protein translates to MRPGQIKVAIVLISLALGSLMLAVSSAQADSIKRIVHADGTIEFSNVEESQPRASSGDDTVYRYKDDNGVVAYSSIRPAESEFDVIRFQCYACDPESSIDWRKTPLFTRPYRNEIKTAAREFGVDPALVRAVIHAESAFNEKALSPVGAQGLMQLMPGTARELGVENALIAADNIRGGVHYLAKMLKQFDGNVRLATAAYNAGPGAVGRYNGVPPYAETKAYVHRVGILHERYAAR, encoded by the coding sequence ATGAGACCAGGCCAGATAAAGGTTGCCATCGTACTCATCTCGCTGGCGTTGGGAAGCCTCATGCTCGCTGTTTCCTCCGCTCAGGCGGACAGCATCAAGCGCATTGTGCATGCGGACGGCACCATTGAGTTCTCCAACGTCGAGGAGTCCCAGCCCCGCGCCTCCAGTGGTGACGATACTGTCTATCGCTACAAGGACGACAACGGAGTTGTCGCCTACAGCAGTATCCGACCCGCTGAGTCAGAGTTCGATGTCATCCGCTTCCAGTGTTACGCCTGTGATCCTGAGTCCAGTATCGATTGGCGCAAGACTCCACTGTTTACCCGGCCCTATCGCAATGAAATCAAGACCGCGGCACGAGAGTTCGGTGTCGATCCCGCTCTGGTCCGGGCAGTGATTCATGCAGAATCCGCGTTTAATGAGAAAGCCCTGTCACCCGTAGGCGCCCAGGGCCTGATGCAACTGATGCCGGGCACGGCAAGAGAGCTTGGTGTCGAAAACGCACTGATCGCTGCCGACAACATCCGGGGCGGAGTTCATTATCTGGCGAAAATGCTGAAGCAGTTCGATGGTAACGTCCGGCTGGCAACTGCCGCCTACAATGCGGGCCCTGGTGCCGTCGGTCGATACAATGGCGTTCCTCCCTACGCCGAGACCAAGGCCTACGTCCATCGAGTCGGTATCCTGCACGAACGGTACGCCGCCCGCTAA
- a CDS encoding shikimate kinase, whose product MLSCSDSRNIVLIGMPGSGKSTVGVLLAKRLGLGFVDTDLLIQEAAGRTLQDIVDHDGFQALRHIEEQVLLDLNVRHKVISTGGSAVYSARAMEHLKASGVVVFLDIPLDLVIERIGDHSMRGISRHPDQSLEALFEERFTLYSRYADFVVKGEGLNQDEVCEAVVKGLCPDPVR is encoded by the coding sequence ATGTTGTCCTGCTCAGACTCCCGAAACATCGTTTTGATCGGTATGCCCGGTAGCGGTAAGAGCACCGTTGGCGTCTTGCTGGCCAAGCGTTTGGGGCTTGGGTTTGTCGATACCGATTTGCTGATTCAGGAAGCGGCCGGCCGAACCCTGCAGGATATTGTGGATCATGACGGTTTTCAGGCCCTGAGGCACATCGAGGAGCAGGTGTTGCTGGACCTGAACGTCCGGCACAAGGTGATTAGCACCGGCGGCAGTGCGGTATACAGCGCGCGGGCAATGGAGCACCTCAAGGCAAGCGGCGTTGTGGTGTTTCTGGATATCCCCCTTGATCTGGTGATTGAGCGAATTGGTGATCACAGCATGAGGGGGATATCCCGGCACCCGGATCAATCCCTTGAGGCGCTGTTCGAGGAGCGCTTTACGCTTTACTCCCGGTATGCGGACTTTGTCGTCAAGGGCGAGGGTTTGAATCAGGATGAGGTCTGCGAGGCCGTGGTCAAGGGCCTTTGCCCGGATCCGGTTCGGTAG
- a CDS encoding LysE family translocator, translating to MLSLNWSLLSVFIPTFFVVSITPGMCMTLALSMGITIGVRRALWMMAGELVGVAVVATAAAVGVATFMLKYPTAFAVFKYAGGAYLIWLGVQMWRSRGKMAMAESEDMAVVQASRSQLAMQGFVTAIANPKGWAFFVALLPPFIDGQLPMGPQLTALIVIILALEFLCLQLYAHGGRGLRKLLRQGGGVRTVNRVAGSLMVLVGIWLALG from the coding sequence TTGCTGTCACTGAACTGGTCCCTGCTGTCTGTTTTTATTCCCACTTTTTTCGTGGTGTCGATTACCCCGGGTATGTGCATGACACTGGCGCTGTCGATGGGTATCACCATAGGTGTTCGCCGGGCGCTCTGGATGATGGCGGGGGAGCTGGTGGGGGTGGCCGTTGTAGCTACGGCTGCGGCCGTTGGTGTGGCGACCTTCATGCTGAAGTATCCGACCGCGTTTGCGGTGTTCAAATACGCCGGCGGTGCGTACCTGATCTGGCTGGGTGTTCAGATGTGGCGGTCCAGGGGCAAGATGGCCATGGCGGAAAGCGAGGATATGGCCGTGGTACAGGCCTCCCGGAGCCAGCTTGCCATGCAGGGCTTTGTCACCGCTATTGCCAATCCGAAGGGCTGGGCGTTTTTTGTAGCCCTGCTGCCACCGTTTATTGATGGCCAGCTTCCAATGGGTCCGCAACTGACAGCACTCATAGTGATCATTCTGGCGCTGGAGTTTCTGTGTCTTCAGTTGTATGCCCATGGCGGACGGGGTCTGCGTAAGTTGCTCCGTCAGGGCGGCGGGGTCCGTACCGTCAATCGCGTCGCTGGCAGCCTCATGGTGCTGGTCGGTATATGGCTGGCCCTCGGTTGA
- a CDS encoding Crp/Fnr family transcriptional regulator, with protein sequence MSELKKVLQACPLLGGLSEAGVAEAAGMARYPEAYPVALDLVSRRLWSAMSIIEDDALRGIEARVGRRLLFLTQIQGQGLRDAPSQPVTFRLTREHIANMMGMTRQGVHRVIKGFEREGLLNLEYGRITVNNPRALQAYLRALPD encoded by the coding sequence ATGTCTGAGTTAAAGAAAGTATTGCAGGCCTGCCCGTTGCTGGGAGGATTGTCGGAAGCGGGCGTCGCAGAAGCAGCGGGCATGGCGCGCTATCCGGAGGCGTATCCGGTGGCCCTTGATCTGGTGAGCCGCCGTCTGTGGTCGGCCATGTCGATTATTGAGGATGATGCGCTGCGTGGCATTGAGGCGCGTGTCGGTCGTCGCCTGTTGTTTCTGACCCAGATCCAGGGCCAGGGCCTTAGGGACGCCCCCTCCCAGCCGGTGACCTTTCGGCTGACACGGGAGCATATCGCCAACATGATGGGCATGACCCGTCAGGGTGTGCATCGTGTCATCAAAGGTTTCGAGCGGGAGGGGCTGTTGAATCTGGAATATGGCAGGATAACGGTCAACAACCCGCGGGCTCTGCAGGCGTATCTCCGGGCCTTGCCGGACTAA
- a CDS encoding CocE/NonD family hydrolase: MKTVDDLPERVRHVEHQWIPMADGTRLAARLWIPDSADKEPVPAIFEYIPYRKRDGSRLRDETMHPYFAGHGYACIRVDIRGSGDSEGILTDEYLQQELDDGAAVLAWLEEQPWCNGQVGMIGISWGGFNGLQIAAMQPPQLKAVVSVCSTDDRYADDVHYMGGCLLGDNLSWASTMFSYNASPPDPEIVGDCWRDMWFQRLEYSGLWLDTWLQHQHRDDYWRHGSICEDFSAIKVPVMAVSGWADGYSNAVFRLLKDLPGKRMGLIGPWSHKYPHIGVPGPAIGFLQECLRWWDQWLKGKETGIGAEPMLRAWMLDSMPPSTSYHQRFGRWVSEQSWPPATAQERIYHFTPYRLVETTEALADAELALQSPLSNGLFAGKWCSYSNTPDLPHDQREEDGGALTFTTEPLKEALEILGAPAVDLEFSASQPVAMVAVRLSDMRPDNKVTRVTYGLLNLTHRNSHSSPEPLNPGQRYRVRIHLNGIGQTFPDGHRIRIAISTSYFPLAWPSPQSTQLKIHTENCRLVLPVRTPRPEHLQFPDAEMTASGAKRQIREGHHDWRVIRELDRDASTLEVINDNGIYYLEDVDLTIEHSVSEWYSYEADDFDSVKGETLSTRGYQRGDWHIRTVTRTILTCDQENFYLDAELDAYEGARRVYSRNWNRIIRRDLV, encoded by the coding sequence ATGAAAACCGTCGATGATCTTCCTGAGCGAGTCCGCCATGTTGAGCACCAATGGATTCCGATGGCCGACGGCACGCGGCTCGCCGCGCGTCTGTGGATACCCGACAGCGCCGATAAAGAACCGGTACCCGCCATCTTCGAGTATATCCCCTATCGGAAACGGGACGGATCACGACTGCGCGACGAGACCATGCACCCCTACTTTGCCGGCCATGGTTATGCCTGTATCCGGGTCGACATTCGCGGGAGCGGCGACTCCGAAGGCATCTTGACGGATGAGTACCTTCAGCAGGAACTGGACGACGGCGCGGCGGTCCTGGCCTGGCTCGAGGAGCAACCCTGGTGCAATGGCCAGGTGGGAATGATCGGCATCTCCTGGGGTGGGTTCAACGGACTGCAGATAGCGGCGATGCAACCGCCTCAGCTCAAAGCCGTTGTGAGCGTTTGTTCTACCGACGACCGATACGCCGATGACGTTCATTACATGGGAGGCTGCTTGTTGGGCGACAATCTGTCATGGGCATCCACCATGTTTTCCTACAATGCCTCGCCCCCTGACCCTGAGATCGTTGGTGACTGCTGGCGCGACATGTGGTTTCAGCGGCTTGAATACAGCGGTTTGTGGCTGGACACCTGGCTGCAACACCAGCACCGGGATGATTACTGGCGACATGGCTCAATCTGTGAAGATTTCTCGGCGATCAAGGTCCCCGTGATGGCCGTCAGTGGCTGGGCCGACGGGTACTCCAACGCCGTCTTCCGGTTACTGAAAGACCTCCCCGGGAAACGTATGGGATTGATTGGGCCCTGGAGTCACAAATACCCTCACATCGGTGTACCGGGACCTGCCATCGGCTTCCTGCAAGAATGCCTGCGCTGGTGGGATCAGTGGCTGAAGGGCAAAGAAACCGGAATCGGGGCCGAGCCGATGTTAAGGGCCTGGATGCTGGACAGCATGCCACCCTCAACATCGTACCATCAACGTTTCGGTCGCTGGGTAAGCGAACAAAGCTGGCCACCGGCCACCGCCCAGGAAAGGATTTACCACTTCACCCCGTACCGGCTTGTCGAGACGACCGAAGCCCTGGCCGACGCAGAACTGGCACTGCAATCGCCTCTGAGTAACGGGCTGTTCGCCGGGAAGTGGTGCTCTTACAGCAATACGCCGGACCTGCCCCACGATCAGCGGGAAGAAGACGGAGGCGCCTTGACCTTTACCACCGAACCTCTCAAAGAGGCGCTGGAAATACTGGGCGCCCCTGCTGTCGATCTCGAATTCTCGGCGTCACAGCCCGTGGCCATGGTGGCTGTCCGATTATCGGATATGCGCCCCGATAATAAAGTCACGAGGGTAACCTATGGCTTGCTTAATCTGACTCATCGAAACAGTCATTCCTCACCGGAGCCTCTGAACCCCGGCCAACGTTACCGTGTCAGGATCCACCTGAATGGCATCGGCCAGACGTTTCCCGACGGACACCGGATTCGTATCGCCATTTCAACCTCATACTTTCCTCTTGCCTGGCCATCTCCACAGTCGACACAATTAAAGATACATACCGAAAACTGTCGCCTGGTACTGCCTGTGCGGACACCGCGACCGGAGCATCTCCAATTCCCGGATGCCGAGATGACGGCCAGTGGGGCAAAGCGGCAGATCCGGGAGGGCCATCACGACTGGCGAGTCATTCGTGAACTTGATCGGGATGCATCGACGCTGGAGGTCATAAATGACAATGGGATCTACTATCTGGAAGACGTGGATCTGACCATCGAACACAGCGTCAGTGAGTGGTACAGCTACGAGGCTGATGATTTTGACTCAGTCAAAGGGGAAACCCTGAGCACCAGGGGGTATCAGCGCGGAGACTGGCATATCAGGACGGTCACCCGAACCATCCTGACCTGTGACCAGGAGAATTTTTATCTGGACGCGGAGCTTGATGCCTATGAGGGCGCGCGACGGGTTTACTCCAGAAACTGGAACCGCATTATCAGGCGTGACCTGGTCTAG
- a CDS encoding LysR family transcriptional regulator encodes MNFKHLETFIWVATLGSFRKAAERQCTTQPAISTRIAALEEELGVKLFERESGRSMLTTKGQELLPYAEKIIFMSQQLRKRADKVALLSGILRLGVSETIVHSWLPHFFRELHETIPNLDVEMTVDVSGNLRAGLMDRTLDLAFLMGPVSEPKVENRELCSFPLLWVASPDLKLPDRVLKLEELANWPIITYARNTKPFAEISQKFSELDDLPARFYSSSSLAACRRLARDGIGVSTLPLSVIADELENGSLVELNAVWKPSQLAFTASYPSVPFNPIAELAASLAVKVAEEYSRPSDHKMLSLDVKNHN; translated from the coding sequence ATGAATTTCAAACATCTGGAAACCTTTATATGGGTCGCCACCCTGGGGAGCTTTCGAAAGGCGGCCGAGCGCCAATGTACTACCCAGCCCGCCATTTCCACCCGGATCGCTGCGTTGGAAGAAGAGCTTGGCGTCAAACTGTTTGAGCGTGAGTCTGGCCGTTCGATGCTGACCACCAAAGGTCAGGAACTGCTGCCCTATGCCGAAAAAATAATCTTTATGTCCCAGCAACTGCGCAAACGGGCAGACAAGGTAGCGCTGCTGTCCGGGATTCTCAGGCTCGGAGTATCTGAAACAATTGTTCACTCCTGGCTCCCCCATTTCTTTCGGGAGCTGCATGAGACAATACCAAACCTGGACGTGGAAATGACGGTGGATGTTTCCGGAAATCTTCGCGCCGGGTTGATGGATCGCACTCTCGACCTGGCCTTCCTGATGGGCCCCGTCTCGGAACCGAAAGTGGAAAATCGGGAGCTCTGCAGCTTTCCCTTGCTGTGGGTTGCCAGCCCGGACCTGAAGCTACCAGACCGGGTTCTCAAGCTTGAAGAACTGGCGAACTGGCCAATCATAACTTATGCCAGAAACACCAAACCCTTTGCGGAAATCAGTCAGAAGTTCAGCGAGTTGGATGACCTGCCTGCAAGGTTTTATTCGTCCAGTTCCCTGGCGGCGTGTCGGCGACTGGCCCGGGATGGCATTGGTGTTTCTACGCTTCCCCTGAGCGTCATTGCGGACGAACTGGAAAATGGCAGCCTGGTTGAACTGAACGCTGTCTGGAAACCCTCCCAGCTGGCATTCACCGCGTCTTATCCCAGCGTTCCTTTCAACCCGATTGCAGAGCTGGCCGCAAGCCTGGCGGTCAAAGTCGCCGAAGAGTACTCACGGCCGAGTGATCACAAAATGTTATCACTGGACGTAAAAAACCATAATTAG
- a CDS encoding ATP-grasp domain-containing protein: MKNIFIFGTDDFDLAQIRALDDQGQYRLHQLYDYKEVRAGAEFPVQKLYTGALKKLADFKGPVDAIVGFWDFPVSTLLPLLRKPYNLPSPSFESVLKCEHKYWSRLEQSRVVPDCIPDFCEVDPFSDDFRSQITLSYPFWIKPVKAVSSYLGFKVRNDAELEHAIARIREGISRFANPFNYLLQFAELPADVAAVDGNHCIAESIIAKGRQCTLEGYVYAGEVTVYGVVDSIREGKHRSSFSRYQYPSSIPGHIQQRMITITEKFFGHIDFDNGPFNIEYYWDSRRDRIWLLEVNTRISRSHCPLFQKVDGETHHKVMIELALGKRPAFPYRQGKYRIAAKFMWRVYDDAQVTHAPSPEQLEELQRQFTDVDIKLHVKRGDVLSTLKEQDSYSFEVAVIFIGAGSQSELLRKYREIKTAIRIELEPVD; encoded by the coding sequence ATGAAAAATATTTTCATTTTTGGCACGGATGATTTCGACCTCGCTCAGATCCGGGCTCTCGACGACCAGGGCCAGTATCGGCTTCATCAACTGTACGACTACAAGGAGGTCAGGGCAGGAGCGGAGTTTCCGGTACAGAAATTGTACACCGGTGCGCTCAAAAAGCTGGCGGATTTCAAGGGCCCGGTTGATGCGATCGTAGGTTTCTGGGACTTTCCTGTAAGCACCCTGCTCCCGCTACTCCGAAAGCCCTATAACCTACCCTCCCCGAGCTTCGAGTCAGTTCTCAAGTGCGAACACAAATACTGGAGTCGTCTGGAGCAGAGCAGGGTCGTGCCCGACTGCATTCCCGACTTCTGCGAGGTGGATCCCTTCTCGGATGATTTCAGGTCACAAATAACCCTGAGTTACCCGTTCTGGATCAAACCGGTCAAAGCAGTCTCTTCTTACCTCGGGTTCAAGGTAAGAAATGACGCAGAGCTGGAACATGCCATAGCGCGTATTCGTGAAGGCATATCCCGTTTTGCAAACCCCTTTAATTACCTGCTCCAGTTTGCCGAGCTACCAGCCGATGTTGCTGCAGTTGACGGCAACCATTGCATTGCAGAAAGCATCATAGCCAAAGGGCGCCAATGCACACTTGAGGGGTATGTTTACGCAGGCGAAGTGACGGTGTATGGCGTCGTGGACTCGATTCGCGAAGGCAAACACCGGTCCAGCTTTTCCCGTTATCAATATCCATCCTCGATCCCGGGCCACATCCAGCAACGGATGATTACGATTACAGAGAAGTTTTTCGGGCACATCGACTTCGATAACGGTCCCTTCAACATTGAATACTACTGGGACAGCCGAAGAGACCGAATCTGGCTTCTCGAGGTCAATACACGCATCTCAAGGTCCCACTGCCCCCTGTTCCAGAAAGTAGACGGAGAGACCCACCACAAAGTAATGATCGAGCTTGCCCTCGGTAAGCGGCCGGCGTTCCCATATCGACAGGGAAAGTACCGGATTGCCGCTAAATTCATGTGGCGCGTCTACGACGATGCTCAGGTCACACATGCACCGAGTCCGGAACAACTGGAGGAACTTCAACGGCAATTTACGGATGTCGATATAAAACTCCACGTCAAGCGGGGAGACGTGCTCTCGACCCTGAAAGAACAGGACAGTTACAGCTTCGAAGTCGCGGTCATATTTATCGGCGCAGGGAGCCAGAGCGAACTGCTTCGGAAATACCGCGAGATCAAAACGGCCATCCGCATAGAGCTTGAGCCCGTGGACTGA
- a CDS encoding HD domain-containing protein: MNDMTIPKADFTHMKDGTAEDWQTIARSFGKFAKGLPDRILDHLKLLEGDFGGFPVDRLTHCLQTATLAHRDGKDDEYVVCALLHDIGDTLGSYNHADVAAVMLEPFVSEANHWMVKHHAIFQGYYFFHYLGMDRNLRDNYKDHPHFMRTIEFVSKYDSPAFDPGAETLPLSYFEPMVRKLFAEPIRSLYKDANAK; encoded by the coding sequence ATGAATGACATGACAATCCCAAAGGCCGACTTCACCCACATGAAAGACGGTACCGCCGAAGACTGGCAAACCATAGCGCGCTCATTTGGCAAGTTTGCCAAGGGTCTGCCAGACCGGATTCTTGATCATCTGAAACTGCTGGAGGGTGACTTTGGCGGTTTCCCGGTAGACCGGCTGACGCACTGCCTGCAAACGGCCACCCTGGCCCATCGTGACGGCAAGGATGACGAGTACGTGGTGTGCGCACTGCTTCACGATATCGGCGACACCCTCGGATCCTACAATCACGCGGACGTCGCTGCCGTCATGCTGGAGCCCTTTGTCAGTGAAGCCAACCACTGGATGGTTAAACACCATGCCATTTTCCAGGGCTACTACTTTTTCCACTACTTGGGTATGGACCGCAACCTTCGGGACAACTACAAGGACCACCCGCACTTCATGCGGACCATCGAATTTGTCAGCAAGTACGACTCGCCGGCGTTTGATCCGGGCGCAGAAACTCTTCCTCTGTCCTATTTCGAACCGATGGTAAGAAAACTGTTCGCCGAACCCATACGGTCGCTTTATAAAGATGCAAACGCCAAGTGA